The genomic stretch ATCGTTTGTCGATTTCCCCTTTTTTCCAGTGATACTCATAAGTATACAGAACATTGACAACATTTTGGAGTCGAGCGTATACTATGGATAACCGATCAAGAAAATTTGATCGAGCTGTAAAAATAGATCAAGCAAGTTTGACTGATCATAATCTGAGGTGAGGGATGAAACAGGATTCCGTCTATGAAGTGACCTCATTGGAGCAGATGAAGGCACTGTCCAACCAATTGCGAGTGCAGATCCTCAACCAATTTGATGACGAGCCGCGCACCTCCAAGCAGTTAGCCGACCTGTTGGAACTGCCCGCATCCAAGGTTCACTACCATGTGCGGGAGTTACATAAAAGCGGCCTGCTCGTGCTGGTCGAGACGCGGGAGAAAGGTGGGGTGATCGAAAAATACTACATGCCGGTGGCAAAGCAGATCCGCATTGCCCTACAAGAGTCGGACACGTACAACAATGAGGAGCGCACGGTGCGCTACGAAATTGGGCGAGCGTTTGTCGATGAGTATTTGAACGCCTACCACAAATCATTGCAACTGGTTGACCAACTGCGCGAGGAAGGCAAGGACACGGAAGGCTTAGGGCCAGCGACCGTGATGGGCTGGCTCTACCTGACCAAAGAGCAACAACAAGAGATGCGCAAAGAGATCAAAGAACTATTGAAAACGTGGGAAGAGCGATACAGCCAGCAGGAGAAGACCGATCAGACCCGTCCTTGGCGGGCATTCCTTTCGCTGTTCCCGGAACTGTAACGCATCGCATGTCACTAAAAAAGGAGAGAGTTGCAAATGCTGGCATTTCTCAAAGGCAACCCGCGCTATTTTTGTTATTGGGCAGCCACTTGGCTTTCCGAATTTGCTGACTGGATTCGCAACATGGCCTTGCTCTACATCGTCATGGAGCTTTCGGGCAATTCACCGCTAGCCGTGTCGTCCATCCTGTTCGGCGAGTATGCACCGATTTTCTTGTTCGGCTTCTTCGTCGGCGTGTTTGCAGACCGTTGGGACCGTCGCAAAACCATGCTTGGGGCGGTTGGGTTCCGAGTCTTGGTCATGCTGTTGTTCGTCGGAGCGATTCTGATCGAGTCGCTGTGGTTGCTTTACATCGGGGCGTTCTTGGCCACGGTCGCTTCGCTGTTTTACCGCTCGCCGTCTGCTGCGTTTGTGATGCAGTTCGTGCCGCGCGAAAATCTAAAGACGGCGATGAGCTTGCGTCAAATCACCAACTCTGTCACGATGTTGATCGGCCCGGCCGTCGGGACGGCAGTGTTCATGTCGTATGGTGGCGCAGTGGCGCTGGGGCTGACCGCACTGTTGCTGTTCGGTTCGTTCCTTTTGATCCTCGCCATCAAGGTTCCGTCGAGCGCGCGTGAGGCTGACAACTCGAAAGGGAAGATCAAAGGTGTCATGCTCGAAATGATCGAGGGGTTCAAATACTCGTGGAGCAATCTGGCGGTGCGTCCGCTCCTGTTCACACAAGCGTTTATCGGGCTGGGCTCCGGTTTGATCAACGTTGTCGAAATCTTCATCATCACCGAATTCTTAGGACTGCCTAAAGAGATGCTGACTTGGGTTGTCATGGTGCAAGGAGGCGCGATGCTGATCGGGGCCATGATCGTGCAACGGATGAGTACGGCGCCGGAGCGACTGTTGGTCTACGGTCTGCTGGTGATGGGCGTCGGATTGGCCGGTGCGGTAGCCTACCCTGCACTGTGGGTGACGATCGTGTCGATCAGCGTGTTCTCCTTCGGGAACTCGATGCTGACGATCGGTATCGGTACGACGATGCAAACCTACATTGCGTTCGAATTCCAAGGCCGCACCGGAACGACTGTCGTGACCCTGTTCAACGGTTTCATGGTCGTGGCGATGCTCTCCGCCGGCTTCTTGCAAAAAGCGTTGACCACCGTGCCGCTGGTGTTGGCATCTGGGATCAGCATTGTGCTCGGCGGACTGGTCTGCTGGTACATGTTCCATCGTGCATTCAAAGCCGGGTTGGAACCCGCACAATCTTCTCATCAGGCTCAAGCCTAGCCAAAAGACCTCGTGGATGTTGTCCACGAGGTCTTTTCCTTTGCCCCTTACCATCATAAAGACTAGTTCATAAGGTCAAATGCTAGCTGGAGCCGCTCCGTTCTCGACTTGCGAGGACGGACATAATTTATTGCACAATTCCGTAAACTGTAAAAAGTCATCGTCATTCCAATTTTGGAAAAGAGGTGGATGCTCGTGCCGCGTATGATCAGCCATGAGAGCTATGAAGAATCCAGATCCCGATTTGTCACCCTCGTCACCGATCACTCACAATATGACCTCGTGATCTCTTACTCCTCACATTTTCTAGGCAAAGCGCTCATCTTGCACATTCAGACCAACCTGTTCGACATTTTTGACTTGCATGACGTCCGAGACCACGCGACCTTCGGAGCCAAACTCGGCATTGCCAACTGCGAAGACGCGGAACTGGTGAGCGACTACCTCGAAGATGTGATGCCGATGATCTACACGCCAACCCAATACTGAGCGGTCGTCAAAAAGGCAAGCGCCTGTGCGCTTGCCTTTTGCAATCATTCTGCGGAGGTGGCTGGGCCATCCTCCTCCAACATCTCCTGTAACAGTGTGACCACTGTTGCGCGATCATGGATGCCGACTTTGCTGTAGATGACGCTCACATAATTTTTGACCGTCCCTTCGCTCATAAACAGCGCATCGGCAATCTGTCGGTTCTTCAGCCCCTGCACCATCAGCACAGCCACCTCTCGTTCACGGTCGGTCAAATAAAAGCCCCGGCGTTTCGAGCGCTCCTCTTCAGCGCTCTTCTGCTCTGGCGTGGAGAGGTGATGCAGGCGGGCCGCCAAGCGATTTGCAACCTGTACGGGCAACATCAACTGCCCATTCACCGCTTCTCGAATCGATTGGATCAGCTTATCGCCCTGAATATCTTTTAACAGATATCCGACCGCCCCCTTTAACAAGCCTTCTACAATAAAGTCCTCCTCATCGAAGGTGGTCAGGATCAAAACTTTCATCTCCGGCAGATGCTTTTTGATGATCGTGATCCCTTCAATCCCGTTTACACCAGGCATCTTGATATCCATCAGCACGAGGTCCGGCTGCAGTTCCTTCGCTTTTTCAAACGCTTCCAGCCCGTTTCCTGCCGTTGCGATGACTTCCATATCGTCTTCTAAATTGATGATCGTCTTCAATGCGTCGCGCAATAGAACTTGATCATCCGCCAGAACTATTCTCAAATGACTCAAAGCGCTCGTCCCTTCATTTTCTGTATCAGCACGTGCGACCCTCCCTTCAATTGTAACCCACAACGCGATTCGTAAAAAGCGAGAAATATTATCAACTTCTCTGTTTGAATTGCCTAACATTCACATGCTATGATCAACTCGAAAGATGGAGCGCTCCGACCAGGAGTTCCTTCATCTAATCATGATAGGAGGAACGACAAATGAATGAAGAAATGCAATTGAAATATGCAAAGTTGATCGCCGCCGCGTGGATGGACGAGCAATTGTTGAACCGTTTACGCCAAGAGCCTGCCGCCGTGCTGGCCGAATATGGGATCACCATCCCCGGCGCTGAACACAAACGGATCGTTCTTGTCGAGGACACATCCGATACGATCCACCTGCTTCTTCCATACAAACCAGACCATGAGCAAAAGCCGTCACACGATCTGTGCTGCATGCCGAACACCCTCACATGACGGGCGGGTTGTCGCGCCCCGCATTCAGTGGCAACTATCGTGTGCTGACTGCGGGTGCCGATACCCTGATGCTGATGTCAGAAGCGGGTGACATCCTCCTGCAGGGCAGAGCGTATTCGGCACTCGCTCCGCTGATCGACGGGCAAAGGTCATCCGATCAACTCGTGCGCATGGTGCGGGATCTCGTCCCCCCAGCCGAAGCCTACTATGCCTTGCTGCAGTTGGCGCAGCAAGGCTTTTTGACGGAGGGGGGTGACACTCTTCCAGCGGAGCAGGCCGCTTTTTGGCATGCGCTTGGCGTCGATTCTCGCACCGACCGTGAAGCACTGCTCCCGCGCAAAGTTGCCGTCACCGCCCTCGATCCGCTCGACCGCAACACTTTTTTGGACAAGTTGCACCACCACGCAATCGAAGTGGCCGACCCATCCGAGCAAAGCGCGTTTGACATCGTGCTGACCGATCACTACCTGCGCGAGGAACTGCTCGCTTTCAATGAACAGGCATGGGCTATGAACCGTGCTTGGCTGCCTGCCAAACCGATCGGCTCCACCATCTGGATCGGGCCTTTCATCCGCCCGTCGCACACCGCCTGCTTTGCCTGTCTCGCCCATCGGTTGCATGCCAAGCAGTTCGCTCGTGAACGGATCGCCGCGCATCAGAACTGGTCGAACCGTGATCACATTCCACAGGCGACCACGCAGGCCAGCTTGCAGACCGCACTGGAACTGCTGGCATTGGAAACGGGAAAACTGCTCCGCCACGACCGCTATCCCACCTTGCATCACACGCTGATCTCCATCGATCTGCTGACCTTGCAGACACAGACGCACACCGTTGTGCGCCGTCCGCAATGTCCGATCTGCGGCGACGGCAGCAGTCGTTCAACTCCTCCCGCGCCACCTGACTTGCAAAGTCGGCAGAAACTGAGCGCGTCAGATGGCAGTTCCCGCACTGTGACAGCAGAAGCAACTTGGCAGACCTACGCGCATCATGTCAGCCCGATCACCGGGATCATCAAACAGCTTGCGGTTGCTGATCCCGATCCTGTACATCCTGCGATCCACAACTATACGGCCGATGCGAATGTCGTGTTCACCCAAAGCCATGACCTCGACACGCTCAAACAGCATCTGCGCAGCAGAAGCGCTGGAAAAGGCACGAGCGCACTCCAAGCAAAAGTCGGCGCGCTCTGCGAGTCGCTGGAACGGTATTCCGGCCTGTATCAAGGGGATGAATTTAGCATTCGTTCGAGCTATCACCAGCTGGCCGACCGAGCGATTCACCCGCACCACTATCTGCTGTTCAGCGAGCGACAGTACGACCAGCGCGACAAAATCAACAGCGCGCGGCTATCGATGTTTGAGTGGATTCCGCACCGCTTCGATGAGCACAGCGTCGTCGATTGGACGCCGCTGTGGTCGCTGACCGAGCAGCGTGTGAAATACCTGCCGACCGCCTGTTGTTACTATTCCTATCCTCAACAGGCCGAGCGCGCGTTTGCCCTCGCCGATTCGAACGGGTGCGCCTCTGGCAACACGCTGGAAGAAGCGATTTTGCACGGATTCTTCGAGCTTGTCGAACGCGATGCGGTCGCGATCTGGTGGTACAACCGCCTGCGCCGCGAACAGGTGGACCTGAACAGTTTCGGACACCCTTACATCGCACAGTTGCGGGACGCCTATCGAAGCCACTATCAACGCGAGTTTTGGGTGCTCAATCTGACGCACGATCTGCAGATTCCGACCTTTGCCGCGATCAGCCGTCAATTGGGCCGTCCCGCGGAGCATCTGATCTTGGGATTCGGGGCGCATTTTGACCCTGAGATCGCATTGTTGCGCGCGCTCACCGAGATGAATCAATCCCTCCCCCTGTTACGTCAAGGCATCTCCGCCAATGTCCATCGACAGATCGCCAATTGGTGGCGCACCGCTTCCTTGGAAAATCAGCCCTATCTGGCACCCGATGCGACGCGTCCTGCCGTACGCGCTTCCGACTTCCGCAACGTTTGGCAGGATGATCTGCTCGACGATCTGCGACTCGCCCAACAGATCGTCGAGCAAAAAGGGATGGAGATGCTGGTGCTCGATCAGACGCGGCCCGATGTTGGCCTGCCCGTCGCCAAGGTGATCGTACCCGGCCTGCGACACTTTTGGACGCGATTCGCTCCAGGTCGTCTCTACGATCTACCCGCTCAGCAGAATTGGTTGGCACAGCCGCATGCGGAAACGGAGCTCAATCCGATTCCGATGTTTTTGTAAAAAGAGGGGGAGGATCTGATGTCAGCAACCCTTTTGACCGGCTTTCGTCCAGATGTGGCCGTGCGCGAACAGCCGGATGGCACGCTGTCGATCTCGCTGTCCAGCCAGACCGTGCTGATTCGATCTGTACCGAACGGACTTGCTCGCGCCATTCGATGCTTGGCCACCACAGGAGCGAGCCAAGCTGACTTAGAGAAACTCGTGTTGGCGCATGATGGCATCGCGGGCATGTCGCTCTGGTATTATTGGCATCGGCAGTTTCTTCAGCTCAATTTCATCTGCTATCCGCTGGAGGTCGATCGTGTGCGCATTGCGACCGTTCTGTCCACCACACCCGAATTGCTGACCGCTTTCCCCGCCATCCGGCCCACCGACGCTTGTCAACTTTCCCGCTTCGCGAGCCTGCGCCTCGACCCGGAGCTTAGTTGCCTGCGCCTCGAGACGCCGCTGTCCCCTTTCGC from Tumebacillus algifaecis encodes the following:
- a CDS encoding helix-turn-helix domain-containing protein; this translates as MKQDSVYEVTSLEQMKALSNQLRVQILNQFDDEPRTSKQLADLLELPASKVHYHVRELHKSGLLVLVETREKGGVIEKYYMPVAKQIRIALQESDTYNNEERTVRYEIGRAFVDEYLNAYHKSLQLVDQLREEGKDTEGLGPATVMGWLYLTKEQQQEMRKEIKELLKTWEERYSQQEKTDQTRPWRAFLSLFPEL
- a CDS encoding MFS transporter; the protein is MLAFLKGNPRYFCYWAATWLSEFADWIRNMALLYIVMELSGNSPLAVSSILFGEYAPIFLFGFFVGVFADRWDRRKTMLGAVGFRVLVMLLFVGAILIESLWLLYIGAFLATVASLFYRSPSAAFVMQFVPRENLKTAMSLRQITNSVTMLIGPAVGTAVFMSYGGAVALGLTALLLFGSFLLILAIKVPSSAREADNSKGKIKGVMLEMIEGFKYSWSNLAVRPLLFTQAFIGLGSGLINVVEIFIITEFLGLPKEMLTWVVMVQGGAMLIGAMIVQRMSTAPERLLVYGLLVMGVGLAGAVAYPALWVTIVSISVFSFGNSMLTIGIGTTMQTYIAFEFQGRTGTTVVTLFNGFMVVAMLSAGFLQKALTTVPLVLASGISIVLGGLVCWYMFHRAFKAGLEPAQSSHQAQA
- a CDS encoding SAV0927 family protein, with translation MISHESYEESRSRFVTLVTDHSQYDLVISYSSHFLGKALILHIQTNLFDIFDLHDVRDHATFGAKLGIANCEDAELVSDYLEDVMPMIYTPTQY
- a CDS encoding response regulator, which produces MSHLRIVLADDQVLLRDALKTIINLEDDMEVIATAGNGLEAFEKAKELQPDLVLMDIKMPGVNGIEGITIIKKHLPEMKVLILTTFDEEDFIVEGLLKGAVGYLLKDIQGDKLIQSIREAVNGQLMLPVQVANRLAARLHHLSTPEQKSAEEERSKRRGFYLTDREREVAVLMVQGLKNRQIADALFMSEGTVKNYVSVIYSKVGIHDRATVVTLLQEMLEEDGPATSAE
- a CDS encoding TOMM precursor leader peptide-binding protein; the protein is MTGGLSRPAFSGNYRVLTAGADTLMLMSEAGDILLQGRAYSALAPLIDGQRSSDQLVRMVRDLVPPAEAYYALLQLAQQGFLTEGGDTLPAEQAAFWHALGVDSRTDREALLPRKVAVTALDPLDRNTFLDKLHHHAIEVADPSEQSAFDIVLTDHYLREELLAFNEQAWAMNRAWLPAKPIGSTIWIGPFIRPSHTACFACLAHRLHAKQFARERIAAHQNWSNRDHIPQATTQASLQTALELLALETGKLLRHDRYPTLHHTLISIDLLTLQTQTHTVVRRPQCPICGDGSSRSTPPAPPDLQSRQKLSASDGSSRTVTAEATWQTYAHHVSPITGIIKQLAVADPDPVHPAIHNYTADANVVFTQSHDLDTLKQHLRSRSAGKGTSALQAKVGALCESLERYSGLYQGDEFSIRSSYHQLADRAIHPHHYLLFSERQYDQRDKINSARLSMFEWIPHRFDEHSVVDWTPLWSLTEQRVKYLPTACCYYSYPQQAERAFALADSNGCASGNTLEEAILHGFFELVERDAVAIWWYNRLRREQVDLNSFGHPYIAQLRDAYRSHYQREFWVLNLTHDLQIPTFAAISRQLGRPAEHLILGFGAHFDPEIALLRALTEMNQSLPLLRQGISANVHRQIANWWRTASLENQPYLAPDATRPAVRASDFRNVWQDDLLDDLRLAQQIVEQKGMEMLVLDQTRPDVGLPVAKVIVPGLRHFWTRFAPGRLYDLPAQQNWLAQPHAETELNPIPMFL